ATCTATGTCACTATAATTATTGCTTATTTGGTTATCGTTAAGCACAACAATGTAGGCGGACGGTCTCTCACCCTCAACGGGCCCGTTCCAATCCTTTAGATATGCCGCCCAGGCCAAAGTATTGAAAATAGAGTTGTTTTTTTCCGGGTCATAAGATAAGACATATTTAAGGGGCTGTTTATTCCCTGCTGATGCGGACAGCCGCGCCAGATTAACCAAGTCCTTCAGTGTATTCTTTTCTATTTTGGTATCCTGGTAAAAGCGGCGGTAGCTCCTATTTTTTGAAACCAGTTCCAGCATTGCACACACTCCTTTTAATTCAAAATAATTCTATTGCAGTATAAACAACTACGGGT
This window of the Bacillota bacterium genome carries:
- a CDS encoding nitroreductase family protein; this encodes MLELVSKNRSYRRFYQDTKIEKNTLKDLVNLARLSASAGNKQPLKYVLSYDPEKNNSIFNTLAWAAYLKDWNGPVEGERPSAYIVVLNDNQISNNYSDIDVGIACQSILLGASDMGLGGCILAFVNREKLKNSLNIPEGLEIKVVIALGKPKEPVTIEAAKGDIKYWRDDKGVHHVPKRPLDEVILDI